From Polyodon spathula isolate WHYD16114869_AA chromosome 24, ASM1765450v1, whole genome shotgun sequence, one genomic window encodes:
- the LOC121299382 gene encoding sodium/potassium/calcium exchanger 5-like produces MLHFSVVFFRRYEAASLLLIYVLYIVVLCFDIRINQYILKRFSPCCHCLTEPMEESSEQQSLVGWNEDSGLLLHRHSRTDSGIFQEDSGYSQLSLSLHGLNEISDGHPSVFTIPEADLKRILWVLSLPIILLLFLTIPDCRRQFWKRWFLITFFMAAVWISAFTYILVWMVTVVGRYGNV; encoded by the exons ATGTTACATTTTTCTGTTGTCTTTTTTCGAAGGTATGAAGCTGCCTCTCTGTTACTGATTTATGTGCTGTACATTGTGGTTCTTTGCTTTGACATCCGCATCAACCAGTACATATTAAAGAGGTTTAGTCCATGCTGTCATTGCCTGACTGAACCAATGGAGGAGAGTAGTGAGCAGCAGTCATTAGTTGGATGGAATGAAGACAGTGGATTGTTGCTGCACAGGCATTCCAGAACGGACAGTGGGATCTTTCAGGAAGACTCGGGTTACTCACAGCTTTCACTTAGTTTACACGGACTAAATGAAATTTCTGATG GTCATCCAAGTGTCTTTACGATACCTGAAGCAGACCTGAAGAGAATTCTGTGGGTACTGTCCCTACCCATCATCTTATTACTGTTTTTAACCATTCCTGACTGTCGAAGGCAGTTCTGGAAAAGATGGTTCTTGATCACCTTCTTcatggctgcagtgtggattTCTGCATTTACATATATCCTTGTCTGGATGGTCACAGTAGTAG GAAGATATGGCAATGTCTAA